A single window of Liolophura sinensis isolate JHLJ2023 chromosome 6, CUHK_Ljap_v2, whole genome shotgun sequence DNA harbors:
- the LOC135468232 gene encoding prestin-like gives MVKKQLVISRRVYQQEDFDKLYPDEIKQQMTVPDRIRAQCYCSKTRLWKFFTTILPIIGVVRKYRLREYIVGDILAGLTVAIMHIPQGMGFGILASLKPIYGLYTSFWPVLFYMIFGTSTHVSFGTNAVICLLVAAITSRQMETFQFDLAGFNSTLSNDTADIDSLMEAAGLEYRVSITAATAFLAGVILFGMGILRLGFVTLYLSDSFISGFTTGAAVHITTSQVPKMLAFGVGSIQGAGKIVRTYIAIFRDITKTNVADLLIAVISIIVLVLVKECINERFKSKMKMPVPIDLIVVIIGTIISHFGRLSEVFGVTIVGQIPPGIPTPAVPPLDEVGNFAVDSFVIAILIFAMTIAMAKLMAKKHSYEIDDNQELIAYGLTNVISSFLLCFPSCVAPPRTMLQSSMGARTTLCGVFTAALLFLVIMAIGPLFQSLPVSLLAAMIVVAMKGLFMQVFDLKLYWKVNIFDLVSWLGTFLAVVLIDIDIGLVVGVGLSAFTVLIQSQFAKGYLLGKAAEEDVYASAEKKGINSVPGVRVFRFEASLYYATAEIFRSRLYKATINPKKFMKARAKAEKLSLTSCESSSSEGNAKNENSNNGKANAAQLASDGIHHVVIDCQPFSYIDIAGIKMLRQVITEMKTADVTVFLYGCSLRMMRALEGGSFFDAVPKDHVFLDVYDAVQAVRLNESDEESGDDGDESQNFKV, from the coding sequence ATGGTTAAAAAGCAACTGGTGATCTCACGACGGGTCTACCAGCAGGAAGATTTTGACAAGCTTTACCCGGACGAAATCAAACAGCAGATGACTGTCCCGGACAGGATCCGAGCTCAGTGTTACTGTTCTAAGACCAGGCTGTGGAAGTTTTTTACCACAATCTTGCCTATCATTGGCGTGGTCAGGAAGTACAGGCTGAGGGAGTACATTGTGGGAGATATTCTGGCCGGACTGACTGTAGCCATCATGCACATTCCCCAGGGCATGGGCTTCGGAATCCTGGCTTCCCTCAAACCCATCTACGGTCTGTACACATCCTTCTGGCCAGTGCTCTTTTACATGATTTTTGGGACAAGCACTCACGTTTCCTTTGGAACAAACGCCGTAATTTGTCTTCTGGTGGCAGCAATAACATCACGACAAATGGAAACTTTCCAGTTCGACCTAGCCGGTTTTAATTCCACTCTATCAAATGACACCGCAGACATAGATAGCCTGATGGAAGCCGCAGGTCTGGAGTATAGGGTAAGCATCACAGCGGCTACAGCTTTCCTTGCCGGAGTTATTCTTTTTGGCATGGGTATTTTGCGCCTTGGTTTTGTCACCCTTTACCTATCGGATTCCTTCATAAGCGGCTTCACGACTGGTGCTGCAGTCCACATCACCACCAGCCAGGTGCCCAAAATGCTGGCGTTTGGTGTGGGAAGTATTCAAGGAGCTGGCAAGATTGTGCGTACATATATTGCTATCTTCCGCGACATAACGAAGACAAACGTTGCTGATCTCCTTATAGCTGTTATATCCATAATTGTACTAGTGCTGGTAAAAGAGTGCATCAACGAGCGCTTCAAATCAAAGATGAAAATGCCCGTGCCAATAGATCTAATCGTTGTCATTATTGGAACTATTATCTCTCATTTTGGTAGACTCAGCGAAGTCTTTGGCGTTACCATAGTCGGCCAGATTCCTCCTGGTATTCCTACACCAGCGGTACCTCCTTTGGACGAGGTTGGCAATTTTGCTGTAGATTCCTTTGTTATTGCCATTCTCATATTTGCCATGACGATCGCAATGGCTAAATTAATGGCCAAGAAACACTCTTATGAGATTGACGACAATCAGGAGTTGATCGCTTACGGTCTGACTAATGTTATCAGTAGCTTTCTCTTGTGTTTCCCGTCGTGCGTGGCTCCACCCAGAACGATGCTACAGAGCTCTATGGGCGccagaacaacactgtgtgGTGTCTTCACGGCAGCTCTCCTGTTCCTCGTCATCATGGCCATTGGGCCTCTCTTTCAATCACTTCCAGTTTCACTGCTCGCCGCCATGATCGTTGTTGCTATGAAAGGACTTTTCATGCAAGTTTTtgatttaaaactttattgGAAAGTAAATATTTTCGACCTGGTTTCGTGGCTTGGAACCTTCTTGGCAGTTGTCCTCATCGATATTGACATCGGTCTGGTTGTAGGAGTGGGACTGTCCGCCTTCACAGTGCTTATACAGAGCCAGTTTGCCAAAGGCTATCTGCTGGGAAAAGCTGCGGAAGAGGATGTCTACGCCTCGGCGGAGAAGAAAGGCATCAACAGCGTGCCAGGTGTGAGGGTGTTCAGATTTGAGGCGTCTCTGTACTATGCTACCGCAGAGATATTTAGATCCCGCCTGTACAAGGCCACAATAAATCCCAAGAAATTCATGAAAGCAAGGGCGAAAGCGGAGAAGTTGAGTCTAACTTCCTGCGAATCCAGCTCAAGTGAAGGGAACGcgaaaaatgaaaacagcaacaaTGGTAAAGCTAATGCGGCGCAACTAGCTTCTGACGGCATACACCACGTGGTCATTGACTGCCAACCATTTAGCTACATTGACATCGCTGGTATAAAGATGTTGCGTCAGGTGATCACCGAGATGAAGACTGCTGACGTCACAGTGTTCCTCTACGGGTGTTCTCTCAGGATGATGCGGGCCCTTGAGGGAGGGTCTTTCTTTGACGCCGTTCCCAAGGATCATGTTTTCCTGGACGTCTATGACGCTGTCCAGGCTGTTCGGCTGAATGAATCAGACGAAGAG